The following are encoded in a window of Deltaproteobacteria bacterium genomic DNA:
- a CDS encoding helix-turn-helix domain-containing protein: LQARENFERQYIIRALKRAGWNQSEAARILKIHRNTLLQKMKALQIRAASEQKAS, translated from the coding sequence GCTGCAAGCGCGGGAAAATTTTGAACGACAGTACATAATCAGGGCACTGAAGCGGGCAGGGTGGAATCAGAGTGAAGCGGCGCGCATCTTGAAGATCCACAGGAACACCTTGCTGCAGAAGATGAAGGCGCTGCAAATCAGGGCGGCTTCCGAGCAGAAAGCTTCATGA